Proteins found in one Arachis stenosperma cultivar V10309 chromosome 8, arast.V10309.gnm1.PFL2, whole genome shotgun sequence genomic segment:
- the LOC130945059 gene encoding beta-galactosidase 10: MKLCFFLCLLCSFTFLALGSNVSYDGRSLIIDGQRKLLLSASIHYPRSVPAMWPSLVQTAKEGGIDVIETYVFWNGHELSPGNYYFGGRFDLVKFVKIVQQAGMYLILRIGPFVAAEWNYGGVPVWLHYIPGTVFRTYNQPFMSHMQNFTTYIVNLMKQEKLFASQGGPIILSQIENEYGYYENFYKEDGKKYAMWAAKMAVAQNTGVPWIMCQQWDAPDPVIDTCNSFYCDQFKPTSPNRPKIWTENWPGWFKTFGGRNPHRPAEDVAYAVARFFQKGGSVQNYYMYHGGTNFGRTAGGPFITTSYDYDAPIDEYGLPRFPKWGHLKELHRAIKLCEPVLLNGKAVNITLGPSVEADVYTDESGACAAFIANIDDKNDRMVEFRNMSYHLPAWSVSILPDCKNVVFNTAKVSTQTHVVSMIDENLQQSNKGAVTFKWDVLKENAGIWGEADFVKTGFVDLINTTKDTTDYLWHTTSIYVGENEEFLKNGSKPVLLINSTGHALHAFVNQEYQGTGTGNGTHSPFFFKNPIPLRAGKNEIALLCLTVGLPTAGPFYDFVGAGLISVKIKGFNNGTVDLSSSAWSYKIGIQGEQLKLYQGDGSSSVNWTTTSEPPKGQALTWYKAVVDAPSGDEPIGLDMLHMGKGLAWLNGEEIGRYWSRNSEFEEKDCVQECDYRGKFLPDKCDTDCGKPTQKWYHVPRSWFKPSGNILVIFEEKGGDPTKIKFLRRKVTGACANVAEDYPSIGLDSQGEDKINKNTPFARLTCPGNTIISSVKFASFGTPTGKCGSYLLGSCHDPNSSTVVEKACLNKNDCVVKLTKENFKNNLCPGSSRKLAVEAICS; the protein is encoded by the exons atgaaGCTTTGTTTCTTTCTCTGTCTGCTTTGTTCATTCACATTTCTTGCTTTGGGTTCCAATGTCAGCTACGATGGTCGCTCCCTCATCATTGATGGCCAAAGGAAGCTTCTTCTCTCTGCTTCCATTCACTACCCCAGAAGTGTTCCCGCT ATGTGGCCAAGTCTTGTTCAAACAGCTAAGGAAGGAGGGATAGATGTCATAGAAACCTATGTTTTCTGGAACGGTCATGAGCTTTCTCCAGGCAAT TATTACTTTGGAGGACGATTCGATCTAGTCAAGTTTGTGAAGATTGTCCAGCAGGCTGGAATGTACTTGATTCTTCGAATAGGCCCGTTTGTTGCAGCGGAATGGAATTACGG TGGTGTACCGGTATGGTTGCATTATATTCCGGGCACGGTGTTCCGGACATACAATCAGCCTTTTATG TCTCATATGCAGAACTTTACAACATACATAGTAAATCTTATGAAACAAGAGAAGCTTTTCGCATCGCAAGGGGGTCCTATCATCTTATCCCAG ATAGAAAATGAGTACGGATACtatgaaaatttttataaggagGACGGTAAGAAGTATGCAATGTGGGCTGCAAAGATGGCTGTTGCTCAGAATACCGGTGTCCCGTGGATAATGTGCCAGCAATGGGATGCTCCAGATCCTGTG ATAGATACCTGTAACTCATTCTATTGTGACCAATTTAAACCTACTTCTCCAAATAGGCCAAAAATTTGGACCGAGAACTGGCCTGGATG GTTCAAAACTTTTGGTGGAAGAAATCCTCACCGGCCAGCTGAAGATGTGGCATATGCAGTTGCTCGTTTCTTCCAGAAAGGTGGAAGTGTGCAAAACTACTACATG TATCATGGAGGAACAAATTTTGGGCGCACAGCAGGTGGTCCATTCATTACTACAAGTTATGACTACGATGCCCCTATAGATGAGTACG GGTTACCTAGATTCCCGAAATGGGGACATCTTAAGGAGCTTCACAGAGCTATCAAGTTATGTGAGCCTGTATTGCTTAATGGCAAAGCAGTTAATATCACCCTTGGTCCTTCTGTGGAG GCCGATGTCTATACCGATGAATCAGGAGCATGTGCTGCCTTTATTGCAAACATTGACGACAAAAATGATAGGATGGTGGAGTTTCGCAATATGTCATATCACCTGCCGGCGTGGTCGGTTAGCATCCTTCCTGATTGCAAGAATGTAGTCTTTAACACGGCAAAG GTTTCTACTCAGACACACGTAGTTTCGATGATTGATGAGAATTTGCAGCAATCAAATAAAGGTGCAGTGACTTTCAAATGGGATGTATTGAAGGAGAATGCAGGGATCTGGGGGGAGGCAGACTTCGTTAAAACTGGTTTTGTCGACCTTATAAATACCACCAAAGATACCACTGATTATCTGTGGCACACAACAAG TATATATGTtggtgaaaatgaagagttccTAAAGAATGGAAGCAAACCAGTTCTTCTAATAAATTCCACTGGTCATGCTCTCCATGCATTCGTGAATCAGGAGTACCAAG GTACCGGAACTGGAAATGGTACACATTCGCCATTCTTTTTCAAGAATCCTATTCCTCTGAGGGCAGGGAAGAATGAGATTGCTTTATTATGCTTGACCGTTGGCTTACCG ACTGCTGGACCATTTTACGACTTCGTCGGAGCAGGACTGATAAGTGTAAAGATTAAGGGATTCAACAATGGGACAGTAGACTTGTCTTCTAGTGCCTGGAGTTACAAG ATCGGAATACAAGGAGAACAACTGAAGTTATACCAGGGAGACGGGTCGAGTAGTGTGAACTGGACAACCACATCTGAACCACCTAAAGGGCAGGCATTAACATGGTACAAG GCCGTCGTGGATGCTCCGTCCGGGGATGAACCAATTGGATTGGATATGTTGCATATGGGAAAGGGTCTAGCTTGGTTAAATGGAGAAGAAATTGGAAGATATTGGTCTCGGAATAGCGAGTTCGAGGAAAAAGACTGTGTACAAGAATGTGACTACAGAGGCAAATTCCTCCCTGACAAATGTGACACTGATTGTGGAAAGCCTACACAGAAATG GTATCATGTTCCAAGGTCTTGGTTCAAGCCATCCGGGAACATTCTTGTTATTTTCGAGGAGAAAGGCGGAGATCCAACAAAGATTAAGTTCCTTAGGCGTAAAGTAACCGGCGCATGTGCCAATGTTGCCGAGGATTACCCTTCTATTGGACTTGATTCTCAGGGCGAAGATAAAATCAACAAGAACACTCCTTTTGCCCGTTTAACATGCCCCGGAAACACAATTATATCCTCAGTGAAATTTGCTAGCTTTGGAACCCCTACTGGAAAATGTGGATCTTACCTTTTGGGAAGTTGCCATGATCCTAATAGTAGCACAGTTGTTGAAAAG GCATGCCTAAACAAAAACGATTGCGTCGTAAAACTAACCAAAGAGAATTTCAAGAACAATCTGTGTCCTGGTTCATCAAGGAAACTTGCAGTGGAAGCTATTTGCAGCTGA